One Pyxicephalus adspersus chromosome 3, UCB_Pads_2.0, whole genome shotgun sequence genomic window carries:
- the CBARP gene encoding voltage-dependent calcium channel beta subunit-associated regulatory protein: MSNESPPWENITDSSTAAPAAPSHDGYILLLVLLSIFIGGTLLLLTGVLILCRRCCDSHLRLSRPSDDAEKTNTSYVDESQPTHDITIRVEDAESLSASGLRDAESEKFLCTASSGRRVSFNEGALCGQEKRERERGRRYTLTEGDFHYLKNARLTLPPLPSLPPTALHILTIHESEGGESSSSGGASETHTTPPSKSNISIYQPPRSPPAPLTRLSLSLTSALPGNAYNSVADTSFMETPTHSPPFPRQSPDKTRFDHNSHLPPGGASSDVGTTRSHGAVLHFFSRLRRHASLEGASPYLKIKKWKLGSVQRASSLDTRGSPKRHQFQRQRAASESAERDDIIQYIAHTQDPAFASNQGSYIPQHGTPSHSLGRFDHGEDGSLADVGSTEQGQLPTQCDIWSLRASLELCASDQSSSNNDRDSVRSDAESVSSLSGLPSLPSQDLPDGRPGKGTEPESGSRKLLQMDSGYASIEAPCRPPEETCSPHRDKTASEKRLFFTHAGRKGTVFESLEGHLYEQGAAGGEDETWFSHHTQTISSQDAFTRRDYSIDEKTDALFNEFLRHDPQYDDSPVRTKHRSRAHLRKQWQRTKQYSDPGIRFPPALDRHRASPLRRGDSTSYLSDTRYHSTLPRIASTTDEEGVDSCPLSPASVTSEDKIQAIEEEPYDHGPVPDEPRPPAENPDQDYGYGPQTTELLDKIGAGLEERLYAIVQRTARSPERLCTVARISPDHSPV; encoded by the exons ATGAGCAATGAGTCACCTCCATGGGAGAATATAACTGACAGCTCCACG GCTGCTCCAGCTGCACCCAGCCATGATGGGTACATCTTGCTCTTGGTCCTTTTGTCTATCTTCATTGGAGGAACACTGCTCCTACTTACTGGGGTCTTGATCCTTTGTAGGCGGTGCTGCGATTCACATCTTAGGCTGtcaag acccagtgatgacgcagaaaaaacaaacacttccTATGTGGACGAGTCACAGCCAACACATG atatcaccATACGAGTAGAAGATGCAGAATCATTGTCCGCCTCAGGTCTACGAGATGCAGAGTCAGAAAAGTTTTTATGCACTGCATCTAGTGGTCGTCGTGTTTCATTCAATGAGGGAGCCTTATGTGGGCAGGAAAAACGAGAACGTGAAAGAGGAAGAAG gtaCACTTTGACAGAAGGAGATTTTCACTATCTGAAAAATGCACGGCTGACTCTCCCTCCACTTCCCTCATTACCACCAACTGCTTTACACATTTTGACCATACATGAAAGCGAAGGCGGGGAAAGTAGCAGCAGTGGAGGAGCATCTGAAACACATACCACCCCTCCCAGCAAGTCTAACATCTCTATATATCAg CCTCCTCGAAGTCCTCCAGCTCCATTAACTCGACTTTCTCTAAGTTTAACCTCTGCACTTCCTGGAAATGCCTACAACTCTGTGGCAGATACAAGTTTTATGGAAACCCCAACCCATAGTCCACCATTCCCGCGACAAAGCCCAGACAAAACCAGG TTTGACCACAACAGTCATCTCCCTCCGGGTGGTGCCAGCTCTGATGTGGGTACCACCCGAAGTCATGGTGCAGTACTCCATTTCTTCAGCCGTCTACGGCGTCATGCAAGTTTGGAAGGAGCAAGCCCCTACCTAAAAATCAAGAAATGGAAACTGGGCAGTGTGCAGAGAGCAAGCAGCTTAGACACCAGAG GCTCACCAAAACGGCATCAGTTCCAGCGCCAACGAGCAGCCAGTGAAAGTGCAGAGCGTGATGACATTATACAGTACATAGCACATACCCAAGACCCTGCTTTTGCTTCAAATCAAGGATCTTACATACCACAACATGGAACACCATCACACTCTCTCGGCAG GTTCGATCATGGGGAAGATGGGTCATTAGCTGATGTGGGAAGTACAGAACAGGGCCAGCTACCTACTCAGTGTGACATTTGGAGCCTACGCGCATCATTAGAGCTCTGTGCCTCAGATCAAAGTAGCAGCAACAATGACCGGGACTCTGTTCGTAGTGATGCAGAAAGTGTGAGCTCCTTAAGTGGACTTCCTAGTCTACCTTCTCAAGATCTACCTGATGGTAGGCCTGGGAAGGGGACAGAGCCAGAAAGTGGATCCCGAAAGCTCCTTCAGATGGACAGTGGCTATGCTTCTATTGAAGCCCCTTGCCGGCCACCAGAAGAAACATGCAGTCCCCACAGGGACAAAACTGCTTCAGAAAAAAGACTATTTTTCACTCATGCTGGGCGTAAAGGGACAGTATTTGAAAGTTTGGAGGGGCATTTATATGAACAAGGTGCTGCAGGTGGAGAGGATGAAACATGGTTTTCCCACCACACTCAAACAATCAGTTCACAAGATGCTTTTACTAGACGAGACTATAGCATTGATGAAAAAACTGATGCACTGTTTAATGAGTTCCTTAGGCATGATCCACAGTATGATGATTCACCTGTGCGCACAAAGCATCGGTCACGAGCACACTTGCGTAAACAGTGGCAGAGAACAAAACAGTACAGTGATCCAGGAATCCGGTTTCCCCCTGCTTTAGACAGGCATCGCGCTTCCCCATTACGCAGAGGAGACAGCACTAGCTATCTTTCCGATACACGCTACCATAGTACGCTACCACGTATTGCAAGTACTACAGATGAGGAAGGAGTAGACAGCTGTCCACTTAGCCCAGCTTCAGTCACATCTGAAGACAAAATTCAGGCCATCGAGGAAGAACCTTATGATCATGGGCCTGTCCCAGATGAACCTAGACCTCCAGCGGAGAACCCAGACCAAGACTACGGTTATGGCCCTCAAACAACTGAGCTTCTAGATAAGATTGGAGCAGGACTGGAGGAGAGATTGTATGCAATAGTGCAGAGGACAGCACGCAGCCCTGAGAGGCTCTGCACAGTGGCACGTATCTCACCTGATCACAGTCCTGTGTAG